A single region of the Salvia splendens isolate huo1 chromosome 18, SspV2, whole genome shotgun sequence genome encodes:
- the LOC121776815 gene encoding beta-D-glucosyl crocetin beta-1,6-glucosyltransferase-like, which produces MFPWIAHGHLFPFLELAKKLSSRNFHIHFCSTPINLDSIKTNLPNSIELIELNLPSLPDLPPHYHTNKNVPPHLMPLLLQAFQMSAPVFTGIVASLDPDLLIYDAFQPWAAKAAATYSIPAVFFSTANSASMAFFHHMYTHKNCDSFPHQEIRLREYELRDLIAQSKYMEEVQGKDEGFAFGVLRLSSEVVLVKSCGGIEDKYAEYLSKLSERRVLFTGVLVAKPEREGLEIMKWLKERKPRSVLYISFGSENYLSKEQMVEMAKGLEKTSVGFIWVARPPAVELPEGFEERTKKRGVVVREWVPQGAILADEGVGGFVTHCGWGSVSESAWFGVPVVGMPLKYDQTVNARMAVEAGIGVEVAREGNGEIEGGAVAEAVEKVMGEGGELFRRRVGEWRKKMEVEEVGAIDQVVKELSRLCANK; this is translated from the coding sequence ATGTTCCCATGGATAGCCCACGGCCACCTCTTCCCCTTCCTCGAACTAGCCAAGAAGCTCTCTTCTAGAAACTTCCACATCCACTTTTGCTCCACACCGATCAACCTCGACTCCATCAAAACCAATTTGCCAAACTCGATCGAGCTAATCGAATTGAATCTCCCATCACTCCCCGATCTCCCACCGCACTACCACACAAACAAGAACGTCCCTCCCCACCTCATGCCCCTCCTCCTCCAGGCATTCCAGATGTCGGCGCCCGTGTTCACCGGCATCGTCGCCAGCCTCGACCCCGACTTGCTCATCTACGATGCGTTCCAACCGTGGGCCGCCAAGGCCGCCGCCACGTACAGCATCCCGGCCGTCTTCTTCTCCACCGCGAATTCGGCCTCGATGGCCTTCTTCCACCACATGTACACGCACAAGAACTGCGATTCTTTCCCGCATCAGGAGATTAGGCTAAGGGAATACGAGCTGAGGGATTTGATCGCGCAGAGCAAGTATATGGAGGAGGTTCAGGGCAAGGATGAAGGGTTTGCTTTCGGGGTTTTGAGGTTGTCGAGTGAGGTTGTGTTGGTGAAGAGCTGTGGTGGGATTGAGGACAAGTACGCGGAGTATCTCTCGAAATTGAGCGAGAGGAGGGTTTTGTTTACCGGCGTCTTGGTTGCGAAGCCGGAGAGGGAGGGTTTGGAGATCATGAAATGGTTGAAAGAGAGAAAGCCACGGTCGgttctctacatttcttttgGGAGTGAGAATTATTTATCTAAGGAGCAAATGGTGGAGATGGCAAAAGGGTTGGAGAAGACTAGTGTTGGCTTTATATGGGTGGCGCGGCCACCTGCCGTGGAGCTGCCGGAGGGGTTTGAGGAGAGGACGAAGAAAAGAGGGGTGGTGGTGAGGGAGTGGGTCCCGCAGGGGGCCATCTTGGCGGACGAGGGGGTGGGAGGGTTCGTGACGCACTGTGGGTGGGGCTCGGTTTCTGAGAGCGCGTGGTTTGGGGTTCCGGTGGTGGGGATGCCGTTGAAGTATGATCAGACGGTGAATGCCAGGATGGCGGTGGAGGCCGGGATTGGGGTGGAGGTGGCGAGGGAAGGGAACGGGGAGATTGAGGGTGGGGCGGTGGCGGAGGCGGTGGAGAAGGTGATGGGGGAGGGAGGGGAACTGTTTAGGAGGAGGGTTGGGGAGTGGAGGAAGAAGATGGAAGTAGAGGAAGTTGGGGCCATTGATCAAGTTGTTAAGGAGCTGTCAAGGTTATGTGCCAATAAATGA